In one Rutidosis leptorrhynchoides isolate AG116_Rl617_1_P2 chromosome 8, CSIRO_AGI_Rlap_v1, whole genome shotgun sequence genomic region, the following are encoded:
- the LOC139862746 gene encoding uncharacterized protein has translation MDLSNSHKSFLFYIVILAFSVQATLGSIVCENLKQDSCAFAVSSSGKRCVLEKVVRRSGLEAFVCSTSQIETDKVTNWIETDECLQACGIKRNVLGISSDNLLDSRFMQKLCSNQCYNGCPNIVDLYFNLAVGEGVYLPSLCQAEGDNKRRGMSEIKSSGLVAPGPVLPEKVMADGSPTMAPSPAGPY, from the exons ATGGATCTTTCGAATTCGCACAAAagttttttattttatattgtcaTACTCGCATTCTCTGTTCAAGCCACGCTAG GAAGCATTGTATGTGAGAATTTGAAGCAGGATTCGTGTGCGTTTGCCGTATCATCGAGTGGAAAGCGTTGTGTGCTCGAGAAAGTTGTGAGAAGGAGTGGGTTGGAGGCGTTTGTTTGCAGTACCTCACAAATTGAGACCGATAAAGTCACAAATTGGATTGAAACAGACGAATGCTTACAGGCTTGTGGAATTAAACGTAACGTTTTAGGGATCTCCTCAGACAACCTTCTCGATTCGAGATTTATGCAAAAACTTTGCTCGAATCAATGTTACAACGGTTGTCCCAACATTGTTGATCTTTATTTCAATCTGGCTGTTGGTGAAG GTGTATATTTGCCAAGCCTATGCCAAGCAGAAGGAGATAACAAAAGAAGAGGAATGAGTGAGATCAAGAGCTCGGGTTTAGTTGCTCCTGGACCAGTGCTCCCTGAAAAAGTCATGGCCGATGGTTCACCAACCATGGCTCCGTCTCCCGCTGGACCCTATTAG
- the LOC139864945 gene encoding uncharacterized protein: MVSKRQILARRRFKEENPGLFPKPEPTPPKDPNKKKKNKFKRKKSDPNDPSKPKRSNSTKKHPLRIPGMRPGDSCFICKANNHIAKNCPEKAQWEKHKICLLCRQRGHSLKNCPDKNEENVDKKLCYNCGEFGHSLALCPQPLENGGTKYATCFICKQQGHLSKDCPKNAHGIYPKGGCCKICSGVTHLAKDCPNKSNTSSGMSYESGKRSTRIESMATGQVTKFASGDDLEDDFTAIDDGKGKTSEPKDGAAFNEPDVKPKKKQGTKVVNFVG, encoded by the exons ATGGTGAGCAAACGGCAAATATTAGCTCGCAGACGATTCAAAGAAGAGAACCCGGGGCTGTTTCCAAAACCCGAACCCACACCGCCAAAGGATCcgaataagaagaagaaaaataaattcAAACGCAAGAAATCGGATCCAAATGACCCGAGTAAACCCAAGAGGTCAAATAGTACTAAAAAACATCCACTCAGAATACCAGGAATGAGACCGGGCGATAGTTGTTTTATCTGTAAAGCTAATAATCATATTGCCAAAAATTGCCCTGAAAAAGCTCAATGGGAAAAACACAAg ATATGTTTGTTATGCCGACAACGTGGTCACAGTCTTAAGAATTGTCCCGACAAGAATGAGGAGAATGTTGATAAGAAATTATGTTACAATTGTGGAGAATTCGGGCATTCTTTGGCTTTATGTCCCCAACCTCTTGAAAATG GGGGAACCAAATATGCAACTTGCTTTATTTGTAAACAACAAGGACATTTGAGCAAGGATTGTCCAAAAAACGCTCACGGAATTTATCCAAAG GGAGGTTGCTGCAAAATATGCAGTGGCGTGACACATTTGGCTAAAGATTGTCCAAACAAAAGCAATACAAGTTCCGGCATGTCCTATGAGTCTGGCAAACGAT CAACTAGAATAGAAAGTATGGCGACGGGGCAAGTGACGAAGTTTGCAAGTGGCGATGATCTTGAGGACGACTTTACAGCAATTGATGATGGCAAAGGGAAGACTTCTGAGCCTAAAGATGGTGCTGCTTTTAATGAACCGGATGTAAAACCAAAGAAGAAACAAGGAACAAAAGTGGTTAACTTTGTGGGTTAG
- the LOC139864946 gene encoding actin-depolymerizing factor 7-like encodes MAVDDECKLRFLELKARRNYRYITYKIEDQQVIVDKIGGPDKTYEDFTNSLPINECRYAVFDFDFTTDENCQKSKIFFIAWSPDTSKVRMKMVYASSKDRFKRELDGIQVELQATDPSEMSFDIIKARAI; translated from the exons ATGGCTGTGGACGATGAATGTAAGTTAAGATTTCTGGAGTTAAAAGCGAGAAGAAACTACCGCTATATCACCTACAAAATCGAGGATCAACAAGTAATTGTTGACAAGATCGGCGGGCCAGACAAAACCTACGAGGATTTCACAAACTCTCTTCCAATTAATGAATGTCGTTACGCCGTCTTTGACTTTGACTTTACTACCGACGAAAACTGTCAGAAAAGCAAGATATTCTTCATTGCATG GTCACCAGATACATCAAAGGTGAGAATGAAGATGGTGTACGCGAGCTCGAAAGACAGATTCAAGAGAGAATTGGATGGGATCCAGGTCGAACTGCAAGCAACCGACCCTAGTGAGATGAGCTTCGACATTATTAAAGCACGAGCTATCTAA
- the LOC139861976 gene encoding transmembrane ascorbate ferrireductase 1, with translation MGLQMNAVHLSYVVHVLGITGAVMVLVWNIYFRGGLAWESSNKNLIFNVHPVLMLIGLVIMGGEAIISYKALPFQKAEKKLIHLILHAIALILGIIGIYMAFKNHNESGIANLYSLHSWLGIGIIVLYGVQWIYGFVIFFYPGGTDDLRRESVPWHALFGMFIYILVVANSALGFLEKLTFLESSGIEKYGSEAFLVNFTAIVAILYGTFVLLTALSRSPAEDHHHSYSAI, from the exons ATGGGTTTGCAGATGAACGCAGTGCACCTTTCGTATGTGGTGCACGTGCTTGGTATCACCGGTGCGGTGATGGTTCTCGTTTGGAACATCTATTTTAGAGGCGGTTTAGCGTGGGAATCATCCAACAAAAATCTTATTTTCAAT GTCCATCCGGTATTAATGCTCATTGGTTTGGTTATTATGGGTGGTGAAG CCATTATAAGCTATAAAGCTCTTCCTTTTCAAAAGGCTGAGAAGAAGCTTATTCATCTTATTTTACACGCTATTGCCTTAATACTTGGTATTATTGGAATCTACATGGCGTTCAAAAATCACAATGAAAGTGGTATCGCAAACCTTTACAGTTTACATTCATGGCTTGGTATTGGGATTATTGTTCTTTATGGCGTTCAG TGGATTTACGGGTTTGTGATATTTTTTTACCCCGGTGGGACCGATGACCTTAGAAGAGAGTCGGTTCCATGGCACGCATTGTTTGGGATGTTTATCTACATCTTGGTTGTTGCAAATTCAGCACTCGGGTTTCTTGAAAAGCTAACGTTTTTGGAGAGTTCGGGCATCGAAAAGTACGGTTCTGAAGCGTTTCTTGTTAATTTCACTGCCATTGTTGCAATTCTATATGGTACGTTTGTACTGCTGACTGCACTTTCGCGCTCTCCTGCTGAAGACCACCATCACAGTTATTCGGCTATATAA
- the LOC139862617 gene encoding remorin-like, translating into MAAEEAKKIEVETECPTETPAVVVKEETKAIVPVEPPCEPEEKPADDTKALVVVENPTQDCDEKPKEGSINRDDVLAKVATEKKEALIKAWEESEKSKAENKAQQKITSIQAWENSKKAELEAELKKLEEDLEKKKAKYVEKMKNKIVSIHKKAEEKRALTEAKCGEEILKAEEVAAKCRATGETPKKLLGWF; encoded by the exons ATGGCAGCTGAAGAGGCCAAGAAAATTGAAGTAGAAACGGAATGCCCAACGGAGACCCCAGCCGTGGTCGTGAAGGAGGAAACGAAAGCCATCGTCCCAGTCGAACCACCATGTGAACCCGAAGAAAAACCTGCTGATGATACTAAAGCACTTGTCGTCGTCGAAA ATCCAACACAAGATTGCGATGAGAAACCTAAAGAGGGTTCTATCAACAGAG ATGATGTACTTGCTAAAGTAGCAACAGAGAAGAAAGAAGCACTTATTAAAGCATGGGAAGAAAGTGAGAAGTCTAAAGCTGAGAACAA AGCTCAACAGAAGATAACTTCCATTCAAGCATGGGAAAACAGCAAGAAAGCCGAACTAGAGGCCGAGTTGAAGAAGCTTGAG GAGGATCTAGAGAAGAAGAAGGCCAAGTATGTAGAAAAGATGAAGAACAAAATTGTTTCAATTCACAAAAAAGCAGAAGAAAAGAGAGCGTTAACGGAAGCCAAATGCGGAGAAGAGATTCTAAAGGCAGAAGAAGTGGCTGCCAAGTGTCGAGCTACTGGCGAAACGCCAAAGAAACTTCTTGGATGGTTTTAG